ACGACTGCGAACTATATCACGAGCCATCGAAACTGACGAAGGTTGTGCAATGTGATCGCTTCAGATTCACCGCAGGGCGAGCGTCATGTTGGCGATGCCATTACCTGGATAGACCATTCGTTTGACCTCAGTTGGTTGAGCGATTGAAAACTCTGCCGTTTCCCTCAGGAGCTCTTCGAGACCAACTCGCATCTCCAGTCGCGCGAGCGGTGCCCCGACGCAATCGTGAATGCCTCGTCCGAACACGAGACTGCTGTCATTGTCCCGAGCGAGGTTGATCGCATCGGCTTTCGCAAACGCGTCTGGATCTCGATCGGCGGCAATCCACATAAGGGTGAGCCGTTCGCCAGCCGGGATGTGGCAGCCTGCGATTGTCACATCCTGCGTGGTCGTGCGTCGGTTTGCAACGAGCGGCCCATCTACGCGCAGGATCTCATCAATTGTCTGCGGCAACATGACCGGCTCTTCACGAAGTTTCTGCTGGAGTTGCGTGTCTGTCGCAAGATGCCAAACAAGCAATCCAAGCCCTGCGGCGACTGTGCCGTGCCCAGCGATCCAGTTCCGCAAAATGCTGACGATGTCGTCGTCGCTGATGACTTGCCCGTTCACCGTTGTCGACATCAGTGTGCTGGTCAGATCGCTTGCAGTACGGCCAATGCGGCGGCGGTCTGCCAACTCCTCCTCAACGATTGACGTGAACTCTTGCGCTAGCGCCGCGCTGGCTTCGCGGTCTCGTGATAGCGATGCCTGCTGATTCCCGTGAGTCCAGCCATGCAGGTGCTCCCAACGATCGGCGCGCCAGCCGAGAAACGCGACGGCGCAGCGCAATGGGAATGGCATCGCAAATGCGTTGACAAATTCGATTTCGGGCTGATCGATGAGCGCTGCTGTGATCTCTGCTGCGATTGAGCGAAACGTCGGTTCGAAGTTGGCCATTTGGCCAGCCATAAAGAACGGCTCAATTGCAGTACGAAACAGCGTATGTTCAGGCGGGTCCATGCCGTTCGGCACTGCCCGGTGGTTCGACGCGCTGCTAAACGTCGCAGGATCATCAAGAATATCAACGATGTCGCTATGTCGGAATATTGACCATTCAAGGAAGTCACTCCGTGCGACTGGGCATTGCGAGCGCATGCGATCGTATGCTGCGCGCTGGTTGCTCAAAACTGACGGGTCCCGTGGATCCCAGTCCGCAGTCTGGTTCTCACCCATATCTATGTCTCTCTTTCCACGAATTCGGAACCGTGCCAACAGCGCCGCAAGAGGATTGCCTGCGAGGCGATCGAAACGCGGTCGAATATGGTCTCGTCCTTTGGAGGGCCTGCGTTGATGAAGAGGAGGTGGCTCGCCTGGAATTCAGAGAGCGGGTGATGGGACTCGAACCCACGGCATTCTGCTTGGGAAGCAGACACTCTACCAACTGAGTTACACCCGCGCAGTCGTGGTCGAGTTTACACCTGGTCGGCGATTGGCACAATCTCGGCGTCGCTGCGCAGCCGCCCAAGCTCCATGTGCTCGATGTGAAACGTGGAGTGCTGCGGAACGCCGAGCAACATGCGAACCGACCGGGCAGCGCGCTCCTGCCGGTAGGCGGTCATCTCACTCGCCCGCAGAGCGGCCCGACTTTCCCAAAGCTCGCCAAAGATCGCTTTGCCCGTCACGTTGTCGCCCAGTGCAAGCACGCCAATGAAGCCAGGATGTTCACGCTCCAACTCTTCAACAGCAGCATGACCGGCTTCAACGATCGAATTCCAGTGCTGCGGATCGACGCGAATCGTCGTGAACCGAGCGTGAGCGGTGTGCGGGACGATGTCGCTTCGGCTCCGCGCCTCATTTACATAAATAGAATAGGTTTCGCGCATGAGCGGCGAGTCCCAGTACTGGCTCAATATTTCGACGTCATGGTTCGTTTCGGGATCAATACTGACCAGTGTCTGCTCGGCTTTGGCCCACAACGTAATCGTCATTAACCGGCAATGATCGCGATTCAGCAGCGTTAGCTCGCCACCATAGTCTTCACGGGAGCGGAGCGTCGTAATCACCTGATTTGTGAGGACATCGAGCGCGGTCGACAGCGTCTCAGGGCGATAGGTGCAGGAGGTAACGCGCGCGAACTGTGGTACTGCTAGCTGGTGCATATGCCGCGCAATCTGGCTCTTTTCGGGCTATTCAACCATTCGTAACGGTATCTGAATCTGACCCCGCGGTCAAATACCTCTTGGTCAAGTTCGATGCAGAGCTCTGCTACGATAGCCGACGCTGCCAATAGAACGAGAACAGGGGAGGCAAGATGCAATCCGGAAGCCAAATCGAGAGCACCCTGAGCGGCATCGTCTGCTCAAACTGCGGACATCGATACGACGCAGATCAGTTGCTGACCGTCTGCGATGAATGTGGAAAAGTCTTGCTGGCCGAGTACGACCTGGATCGCGCGAAGTCGACAATGACCCGGGAGGCTCTCGCCAAACGTCCCTGGAATCTGTGGCGTTACGCCGAGATCATGCCGGTCCGCAAGGCCGAGCACCGTCTGACACTTGCCGAGGGAGGGTCGCCGCTGCTCAAGGTTGATCGCTGGGCCGCCGGAGTCGGACTTTCAAACGTGCTGGTCAAAGACGAAGGACGCAATCCGACTGGATCGTTCAAAGCGCGTGGACTTGGCGCGGCGGTGTCGCGTGCTCGTGAGCTTGGGGTGAAGGCAATCGCGTTACCGTCGGCCGGCAATGCAGCGGCGGCGGCGAGCGCCTACGCGGCGCGCGGCGGGATGGAGACCGTCGTCTTCATGCCGAAGGACGCGCCAGAAGTGTTCAAGGCGGAATGCCGCGCATTGGGAGCGCGCGTGTTCCTGGTCAACGGCCTCATCAATGACGCCGGCAAGGTTGTGCGTGACAACGGCGCGTCGCGGGGTTGGTTCGACGTGTCCACGTTGAAGGAGCCGTATCGCGCTGAGGGCAAGAAAACGATGGGGCTGGAGCTTGTAGAGCAGCTCGGCTGGACAGTGCCCGACGCAATCATCTATCCGACCGGCGGCGGCACCGGCATTGTCGGAATGTGGAAGGCGTTCGATGAGCTGGAGCAGATGGGCCTGATCGGCTCTGCGCGGCCGCGCATGATCGTCGTGCAGTCGGACGGCTGCGCACCGATCGTCAAGGCATTTGATATGGGCGAGCGCCACGCGCCGCTTTGGGAGGGCGCAGACACGATCGCGCCGGGCATCCGCGTGCCGGTCGCGATTGGCGACTACCTCATCCTCGACGCCGTGCGCGCGAGCGGCGGCACGGCCATCGCGGTGAGCGACGCCGAACTAAACGCGGCGATGCGATCCGTTGCCGAGAAGGAAGGGCTCTTCGTGTCGCCGGAGTCCGGTGCGGCATTTGCGGCCGCCGAGAAGCTACGCGCCGAAGGAAAGCTCTCTGAAACCGACAAGGTCGTTGTCTACGCGACCGGCTCCGGCCTCAAGCACACCGATCTGATCAGCGGAGACTATCCGGTGCTTGAGCCTGATAACGCTGAGATCGGGACCAAGATCGACACGGCTTACGCCTGATCGTGGTCGCCAAGCGGCTGGCACACAGGACAGAACATCGTCGTGCGTTGGTCGATTGTCAGGCGTACGAGGGGAGCCCCGCAGACGACGCAGGGACTCCCCGGCTTTCTCCCGTATATCTGCAGGCTTTCCTGATTCGTGCCTTCCTCGCCAAGCCCGGATCGGTAGTCGCGGAGCGTCGTGCCACGCGATTCGACTGCGATTGACAGAACATCGACGATCGCTGCTTGAAGTCGGCTGATCTCGTCTGCGGCGAGTTCGCTCGCGGGTCGAAGGGGATGCACACCGGCCCGAAACATCGCCTCATCCACATAGATGTTGCCCAATCCCGCGATTACCGTCTGGTCAAGCAGCAGCGACTTCAATCTGCGTTTGCGCTGGAGGGCAAGCGCCAGGGATTCGATGGTGAACGCAGGACTGAGCGGTTCCACCCCGAGGTTCTCGTCGAGTCGTGCGGAAGCTTCACGGTCCAGAAGCGCGATCCGACCGAACTTTCGCGTGTCGTAGAAATCGAGCTCGGTGGTGCCAGAGAGCGCGAAGACAGCGCGCAGGTAGGGTTCGCGCTCCGGCGCGCGTGCGTCAGTCCGCGTCGCGCGGAACAGGAGCTCGCCGGTCATCCGCAAATGGACCGTGATCCAGTCGCCCGTGCCAAGCTCAAGGACGATGAACTTTCCGCGCCGTGAGACGGCGGCTATCGAGTTGCCGATGATTCGCTCTTCGAAAGCCGGTAAGTCATCGTTTGCAACAGTGCGGCGCCAGCGCAGATCGAACGATTCGATAACCTTGTCTGCGAGGTACGGGCGAAGTGTCCGACAAACCGTCTCAACTTCTGGGAGTTCGGGCATCGACGTGGCACCCTCTCAACAGGAATAACCTGGAATAGAGCGGAGGTCGGGCTAAATGGTCGATTCATCATGCATATTCTGCAGCATCATCAACGGCGACATTCCCAGTGATCGAGTTTACGAAGACGATGAGTTCATCGCATTTCGTGACATTGCCCCGGCGGCACCCGTTCACGTTCTGATCGTACCGCGCAAGCATGTCGTATCAATCGCCGATCTCGGGGAGGACGATGCGGCGTTCCTCGGGCGTTTGTTTCTCGTGGCGAACACTGTCGCGCGGAGCGAAGGCGTCGCTGGGGATGGGTACAGAGTCGTTAGCAATGTTGGGGAGAAGGGTGGGCAGTCCGTGTTTCATCTCCACGTCCATCTTCTGGGCGGACGGCAGATGACGGGGCTCTAAATTTCTGGCGTACGTACGCGATGGTGCGTGAATGTCACATTGACCTTCAACAATTTCGGGCGCTATACTGCGCACACCGTCTGCCATTTTCGATGCATACTGCATGATCGTCGCGGCAGGGGAGCGGCGTTCCTGTGGAGGGTGAGGCGGCCATGAGTCTTGCTGAACAACTGGTATCTGATCTTCGTGATGCGATGAAGTCTGGCGATACACAGCGTCGGGAAGTCATTCGATTCCTGCGCGCGTCGATCAAGAATGCCGAGATTGACAAGCACGCCGAGTTGACCGACGAAGAGATCGAGGCAGTGATTCGTGGCCAGATCAAGCAGCGCCGCGATTCGATCGACATGTTCCGCAAGGGCGGGCGTGATGATTTGGCCGATGCTGAAGCAGCCCAGGTCGCTGTGTTGCAGACTTACCTGCCGGCTCAGATCAGTGATGACGAAGCCGAGGAGCTTGTCCGTCGGGTCGTCGAAGAGTCCGGCGCGACCAGCCCGAAAGAGATGGGCAAGCTCATGCCGGCGCTGATGCAGGCCGCCGCGGGTCGTGTTGAGGGCCGAACCTTGTCGGCGCTGGCTCGTGCCGAGCTCGAACGTCGCTCGACGACCGCGTAGGGCAATTCCATAGAACATTCGACGGAAGTCGGAGACGCCATGCCCATTCGCTGGATTCGTCGTCTCAAAGAAAACCCTCGTTTCGCATGGCGAGATTTGGCACGAATCTCGCTTTTTGCGCTGTCGTTGCTGGTCCTCTCGGTCGTCAGCGTTGCCGTTGACTGGCAGCAGCGTGAGTCTGCCATTCAGTCCGGCAACATCGCCGACCGCACCATCAAGTCGCCCGAGACGATTACGTTCACCAGCGATCTCCGAACAGCCGAGCGTCGGCAGGAAGCCTACGACGACTCGCGCAATGTCGTGACCGTGCACGACGAGAACGTTCGCATCGAGCAGTTGAACGCGCTGCGGCAGTTCACGGACGCTGCAGATGATCTGCGCGTCAAACGCGATATTTCACGCGACGAAGCTGCTGCCGAACTTCAGGCTGCACTCGAAGACCTGACGTCGGCAGATGCAATGCGGATCCTGGCGCTCTCGACTGCGAGTTGGGAACGTGTCCGGTCCGAATCTCAGCGTCTTGTTGGAGCGACGCTGGCCGACCCGATCAAACAGGACGACGTGCGCGGCCGCAAAGACAACCTGCCCGATCGCCTGTCACCGCAACTGTCGTCGGAAGAGCAGTCGCTCGTCCTCGCGATTGCACGACCATTCATACGTGCCAACGTGCATATCGACGACGAGAGCACACTGGCGAATCGTCAGGCGGCAGCGGACGCGGTTGAGCCAGTGACGGTGAATGTGCTCGCCGGCCAGGCGATTGTTCGCGACGGCGATATTGTCACGGCCTACGATGTTGAGAAGCTCGAGCAGCTCGGCCTGATGAATCCGGATGTCGATGTCGCGACGCGGCTCGGGCGCTCGGGGATCATGGCCATCCTGTCCATCTTTACCGTGGCCTATCTCATTCGCTTCCAGCCGAACCTGTGGCGCGGACGACGGCTCCTGTTGTTGTCGGTGGTCATGCTGGGGCCGATTGTCGTTGCCCGCCTTGTCCTTCCACATTCCGACATTCAGTACCTGTTCCCTGTAGCGGCCTCGGCGATGCTCCTGGCGGTGTTGCTCGATTATCAAATCGCAATGACGATCGGCACATTGCTCTCGCTGTACATCGCCGTGATCTCAAACATGTCGTTTGAGATCGTTGTGATGTACACGCTGGCGTCTATGGCAGGAGCGATCGTTGCCTGGAACGCTGAGCGCACGATTCGATTTGTGTGGGCCGGAGCTGCCGTCGCGCTGACCATGTTCGTGACGGCGCTGTCGTTCAACGCGATTTCAACATCACTGAGTTGGGGTCTGGTCGGTGAGCGGTTGATCGAGACGGCGCTCGCAGGTGCGCTGGCGGCGTCGTTGACGTTCCTGTCGTTCAGTCTCATTGGTTCAGCCCTCGGCATTACGACGCACTTGCAACTGATGGAGCTGGCGCATCCGAATCAGCCGCTGTTGTACCGTCTTGCTCGCGAAGCGCCCGGCACCTACCATCACTCGATTGTCGTGAGCAATCTGGCCGAGAGCGCGGTCGAAGCTGTTGGCGGCGATCCGTTGTTCGCGAGGGTGGCGGTCTTGTACCACGATGTCGGCAAGCTGGTTCGCCCGACATTCTTTATCGAGAATCAGGGCCACATCGACAATCCCCACGACTTGCTTGACCCTCGCACAAGCGCACGCATAATCCTGGATCACGTGAGCGACGGCGTACGACTGGCCAAAAAGGCGCGCATCCCATCGGCCATCGTTTCAATCATCGAGCAACATCACGGCACTTCGCTCGTTCGCTACTTTTATCAGCGGGCCGTCGATTCGGGTGCAGATGTCACCGAAGACGAATTCCGCTACCCCGGCCCGAAGCCACAGACCAAGGAAGCCGGTGTCATCATGCTCGCCGACTCGGTCGAGGCCAGTGTTCGGTCAGCTGCCGGCAGCGGACGTCTGGTGCGACCAAAGGACAAGGCGGTCGAGGGTAAGGACACGCTCGAAAGCATCGTGACCAAGATCATCAGGGATCGTGTTGAAGATGGTCAGCTGGACGAGTGCGATCTGACACTGAAGGAGATTGATCAGATTCGACGCACATTCATCCAGATGCTCGAAGGCGTCTATCATCCGCGAGTCGAGTATCCAGCTGCTGCCGCGCCATCCACCACGCCGACGACCCCTGCGCCGAGTCCTGCCGGTGGCTGACCCGGGCATCAATCTGGATTTGTTGGTCGACGATGGCGTCACAACGACCCTGGACGAGTGCATACTGTCCGACCTCGTAGAGTCCATGAGCGACCTTGAGTCTCGACTCCCGCGCGGTTCGTGGAGTCTCGCATTGCGACTCACGGATGACGAGCGCATTGCCGCCATTCACGATCAATTCTTCGCCGACCCAACGCCGACAGATGTCATCTCATTTCCATCGGGAGACGACCTGCGCGAACGGGAAGGCCACCTGGGCGATATCGTTGTCTCGATGACAACGGCCGCCAGTAACGCGGCCATCTACGGTCACTCGACTGACCGAGAAGTTGCGTTCCTCTTTCTGCATGGTGTCTTGCACGTGATTGGCTACGATGACGCCATTCCGGAAGAGCGCGATGACATGCTGCGTCGTCAGACAGCAATCCTCGAAGCGTTTGAGCGACAGCGCAGTTTTTCTCTATGAGGGTGGCGCTCGTCGCAACGGTACTGAACGAGCAGGCCCGCCTTACGACCTGGCTCGCCGGTCTTGAAGAGCCAGCGTCAACCGGACGAAATCATCATTGTCGATGGCGGTTCGACCGATGGGACGTGGGAAGCGTTGCAGGAGTGGGCGGCCGCGCGGCAGGTCACGCTGCGCCAACTTCCAGGTGCTGGCATATCGGCTGGTCGTAACCTGGCGATATCGCTCGCAACCTGCGAGGCCATAGCCGTCACGGACGCCGGAACGCGGGCCGACCAGGGCTGGCTCGCTCGCCTGATTGACGCACTGGAAGACGGCTATGACGTAGCGAGCGGCTTCTTTTATCCGACGCTGGAATCACGTTGGGACCGGGCGCTGGCGGCGACCACGTTGCCAGATGTTAACGAGGTCGACGCCGATCGCTTCCAGCCTTCGAGCCGCTCAGTCGCGTTTCGAACCAGTTGGTGGCAGGCAGGCATTCGATACCCTGAGTGGCTTGACTACTGTGAAGACCTCGTCTGGGACTTCTCGTTGCGACGGGCCGGTGCCCGATTTCAGTTCGTGCCTGACGCGACCGTGGAATTTTCAGGGCGGTCGTCGTCCAAAGCGTTTGCAGTTCAATACCTGCGCTATGCGCGAGGAGACGGTAAAGCCGGACTTTTTGCCAAACGCCATGCTGCGCGGTACATGACCTATCTCGGGGCGGGGGCAGTGCTGCTCCGGCGGCGTCCGCTTGAATTGCTTATCGTCGGCATCCTCGCAAGTTTGTACATGCGTGCTCCGGTCAGACGCCTCTTTGCACGAGATCACAAGCGACACGTTGCAATCAGCGAGACGTTCGCGACGCTGCCGCTAGTGGTTGCTCTGCGTGGCCTCGGTGATCTGGCGAAGATGGCTGGATACCCTATTGGGCTCCTCTGGCGAGTGCGACGATTCGGCACGCTCGGCTGGAAGACCAGTTGGCAGCGCATCAGCCCGGATGGTGACGTGTGGTCTCCCGCAGCGTTGACCAGAGAAAGTCTGCCGCCCACATCGTCGCACGGCGACGAACCTCATGTGGCGGCGCAGTGATTTCGTGTCGGCGGTGTGCGACGCCTGCGGGATGAACGAGCGCAATACCGATCTGTCCGTGCGCTCGATCGTCGGTGTCACCCGGCTCCAGATACACGGCAACCGACACGCCATATTCAACGGAGTCCTCTGTCGCGGCCAGCGTGGCGCAACGGATTGCCGTTTCTTCGGCGTCCGGATTGTCAGCAGGGTAGGCGACCACAGCGAAGCTGGTCGTTCGCGCACCGGAGACAGCTTCGTCTGCCACGATTGATTCGTCGATCAGGTTCGTTAGCCTGCCGGCGTTTCCGGCCTCCCAGATCGCGACCTTTGCTCCCGACATCTGGATCGGTCGCAGTAGCGCGTCCGCCAATTCATCAGTGAGCTCGCCGTACACGTGCTCGGCCAACTCATCACGGATGGCGTCAATGGTGCCGGCAACTGCCTGTTCGGCCTCAGCTCGTTCTGCTGCCATCGCGGTAATGCGAATGTGAACGCCATCGTCCTTCGCATAGGTCGCCACGGTTGGGTAGCCGCGGCGAACAAGATCGATGATGCGCTGCTCGACCGCCGACTCCCCAATGCCGATCGTCTTCAGTGTCCGGGCGACGATCGCCGATTGTTCCAGTCGGTCGATGATGCGGGGCAAGGCCTGCTCGCGCCACATGCGGTACATCTCGCGCGGCACTCCCGGCATCGAGACGATGATCTGATCGTGACGACGCACGTACCAGCCGGGCGCGGTACCCATCGGGTTCAGAAGCAACTCTGCCGACGGGATACGCCAGGCCTGCTTGATGTTTTGCTCGGGCATTGGCACGCTGCGCATTGAGAAAAATTCGCGGACGCGTGCGGCAGCTTCCGGGTCGACTTCGACCTGTTCGCCTTGAACCGCCGACACCGCTTCGCGAGTCAGGTCATCATCGGTCGGGCCGATGCCGCCAGTTGTGATGACGAGGTCCGCGTCGGACAACGCTCGATTCAGGGTCACAATGAGTCGATCGAGCGAGTCGCCAACCTGTGACACACCGACGAGCTCGATGCCTAGTGCACTGAGCTCCTGGGCGAGGAATGTTGCGTTGGTGTCGGTGAGGAAGCCCTGGATGAGCTCTGAGCCAATCGACAGCACAACCGCACGCATAGTCCACCCCCGCATCAGACGAATTGCACGCGGGCATTATCGCATGATGTAAGCGATGAACCGGGAATGCATGCGGCTATGTGAGAAGTACCCTCGGAGGGACTCGAACCCCCAACCCCTGGTTCCGAAGACCAGTGCTCTATCCGTTGAGCTACGAGGGCGTGAACCCGACCATGATTGTACATGCTCGACCTCGGCGGAGTGCAGTGGATTCGAAGACGCGGACCCTATGCGATACTGCTCTGCCACTCTATGTGCGACACGAGCGGGCAACGTGGCCCGCTTCAACGAAAGAGCAACGATGACCGCCCTGACTGCCGTTAGAGCGTTTGGCGTGCCGCTTGGTCATGAGTCAGACACGACCGGACTTGCCCGGCTGGTGGCTGAAGGAGAGCTCGATCCGCGAACAGTCGTTGGCGTGACCGGTAAGGTCGAAGGGAACTGGCCGGGCGAAGAGACGCGCAAGGCAGCTGATACGGCTGTGCGTTCTTTCCTTGTCGATGCAGGGGCTGACGCCGATCAAGTTGCGCGCATTCCGATGATTTACTCCAGCGGAGGCGTTGGCATCATGACGCCGCACATCGTCGTCTACAGCCGCGTGCCGTGGGACGAACCAATAAGCGGCGAGCCGCGACTCGCCGTCGGTATCGGTTTCACCCCTCCGGTCGAGGCGAGCTGGATCGGGCAAACTCGCCTGAGTGAGGAGTGTGCTGCCGCAGTCGGGCAGGCGATGGCAGATGCTGACGTCTCGCGCGACGAAGTGGCGTTCGTCCTGGCCAAGAGTCCGATTCCGTCAGCTGAGCAACTCGACGCTGCAGGCATCACCGGCGAGCGCCGTGCGATGCTGTTACCGCATATCAGCGGCGGAACGGCGCTCGGCATCGGTGTCGCTCTCGGCGACCTGACGCTGCCGGACGCAGGGCAGATTGGTCGTGACATGTCGATCTGGACGGGTAGAGGATCCTGCTCGATTGGTCACGAGCAACCCACGACGCAGGTACTGTTGCTGGCGAACTCCCCACGGGCCGGCGGGACGCTGCGAGTCGGGACGAGCGTTATGGAGGACATGCTCGATGTCGTCGCTCTTGACAGGGCGTTAATCGATGCTGGGTTGCAGCTCGGTCCCGATGGTGTCACGCCAGCAATCAGGGAGCGAGTTGTCGCGGTCTATCTCAAGATTAGTCAGCCGAACGGCACGTTGCGCGGGCTGCGCCAGACTCAAGACGAGCGCAACACGCGCTATGGTAGCGAACTGAAGGCGGCAGTCGGCGGTGCGTTTGCGGGACGCCTCGGACATACCGCCATCTACATTTCGTCCGCTGCGGTACATCAGGGACCACCGGAAGGCGGTACCGTTGCGGTCGTTGTTGACCACGGCTGACATAAACACAATCTGAAGGTGCAAAAGCGCCGATCAAGTCAGACCTGATCGGCGCAAAGTGGGGGTGCCCCACGGGGCTCGAACCCGTAACCACTGGTTCCACAGACCAGTGCTCTGCCTATTGAGCTAGAGGCACCATAGCGATGGAGACTGAGGATACCGGACCGTAAGCCGAGTTCTGTTTCTGACGGTCATCTATCTCAGCCGATATGGCTGGGCGCGTTTTGCGCCTGCTCTCGTCCTCGGGCCTTGGCGAGCAACCTGCAGTCGGCCCAATCGGAGATTGCTGCGGGGAGGATTGCCCTTTTCACTCGTGCGCGGCAAACGCGCACGCATTGGTCACTGTTGCTCTCACGTCAGACGGATCCAACGTGCCGATCTGGACTGTCAACGCACACCGACATGCGTTTCCCCGGCTTTCACCGGGCACCCTCGCTCTGTGCAGCTCGGACTTTCCTCTGGCAATGCCAGCGACCGTCCGTCCGGTATCGTTCAGTTAGTAAGGCGCGATCCGTTTGCACGGATCGCGGTCGGTGGTGCCGAAGGGGAGATTTGAACTCCCACGCCCTTACGGGCACTACGCCCTGAACGTAGCGCGTCTGCCGGTTCCGCCACTTCGGCAAGGCCATTGCGTAACCGGTCGAGAGTATATCATCTGACTTGAAAGTGAATCAACGAAATTCGGACTGCTCAATGCAGTCGCCGCCGAGTTTGAGGTTCTGAGTTGAGACGTCGTATTGCTTCCGTTCGAGCTGGTCGCCAAATTGAAGTTGTCCTGTATGGCAAGCCGGATTGTGAGCTCTGTCGGAAGGCAGAACGCGCCGTAAGTTCGGTGTTTGGAAGTCGGAACTTGGAAGTCGTGAACATCCTTGGCGACCGCGCTCTGGAAGATATGTACGTGTTTCGGATTCCTGTGCTGGTTGTCGACGGTGTTGAGGCTGCCGAGGGCCTCATCGACGTAGAGGACGCGTGCCGTGCACGCTCACACGCGATTCGACAGCGGATGACGCAATGACGAAGAGATCGAGCAGTCGCCAGACGCAAAGTGTTGGTTTCATTGTGATTGCGATCCTGATTGTC
This Thermomicrobiales bacterium DNA region includes the following protein-coding sequences:
- a CDS encoding ring-opening amidohydrolase, producing MTALTAVRAFGVPLGHESDTTGLARLVAEGELDPRTVVGVTGKVEGNWPGEETRKAADTAVRSFLVDAGADADQVARIPMIYSSGGVGIMTPHIVVYSRVPWDEPISGEPRLAVGIGFTPPVEASWIGQTRLSEECAAAVGQAMADADVSRDEVAFVLAKSPIPSAEQLDAAGITGERRAMLLPHISGGTALGIGVALGDLTLPDAGQIGRDMSIWTGRGSCSIGHEQPTTQVLLLANSPRAGGTLRVGTSVMEDMLDVVALDRALIDAGLQLGPDGVTPAIRERVVAVYLKISQPNGTLRGLRQTQDERNTRYGSELKAAVGGAFAGRLGHTAIYISSAAVHQGPPEGGTVAVVVDHG